Genomic DNA from Magnolia sinica isolate HGM2019 chromosome 4, MsV1, whole genome shotgun sequence:
GGTTTTTGGGACTTCATGAGCACGAAGAAATCCCTGCAGCCTGCCAGAGTGCATTTGACATTGCCTGTTTACGCATGGAAGAGAGACTAGCCTACTCCAGTTTTGAACAGGCAAATCAATTTAAATTCTACACTGCACTCTTGAATTTCATCTCCTCACGAAAGTACTTTGAAACAATCTCTTTCTTGGACAATAGATGAGGATTTTTATGCATTCATGCATATTaagtatatgtatgcatgcatgtatattaTACATATGAGTACGTCAACATATATGAACCTGAGACACTCAAGGTTGTGACAGAAAGCACTGCCATTGAGCTAGGGCTCAATGCCCCTGGCCTAACTTTGGTGTAGTATTCCTGAAGAGTGGGTGCACACCTCCCTCCCCCCATCTGCAATTGGTGGGAGACATGTACACTAGCTTTTGGTGCATAATGTTTGATGGTGATCTTTTTCTGTATATGCATGTATGTCtatttgtgtgtgcgtgtgtatgtaTTTCTGTTTGTAGTTTTAGGTGAATGGAGGGTGACACATTGTATTTCTAAATATCCCCCTTTTATGCACTCACTTTGAAATAATATACCATCCTTTTTATGGTGTCCTGAGCTTCAAGTGATTGATCGCACTTCATGGCACAGGACATGGTGCTTTTGCATCACGAAGTGGAAGTAGAATTCCCAGATGGGGGGCCAACGGAGAATCACTGTGCCACTCTCTTGGAGTTTGGAAGAACGAAAGATAGGAAAACAACCATTGCCATGGGTCTCACAGTTGGCATTCCAGCAGCCATAGGAGCTTTGGTACTTTAACTCATTTTAACGCCCTTTTTTCAAATCATGACCTGATCAAACTCGAAACTGTCCGCATTAGTTTCTCAGTTGTGATTCAAACACTAATcgagtcccaccatggatggagaaAGCCCAAAAATATTTTAGATTGAAATTCCCTATTAATCAATATTAAgacttcaattttattttattttttggttattcTCCTCTAAATCAGGTATTTGGAGGCCATAAATCAAAGGTTTAATATTGTCTATATGTCTTGCAGGGTGAGTTTCAAACTGGAAACTCATACAAATCTCTTTGAGATTGCAAAGTGCAAGACATCTGTGTCTGCAATTGAGGTATATCATGTAcaaatttcttgaattttactCTTTTGTTTTATATAGGAATTTAAATTCACTGCTTCTCACATCCACTTCTGCTTCTACTTATTTGATCTGGCAAAGTGGAGAAGTGTGCCCCAATAAGTTTTATCTTCCAATTCCCAAATCCTGTAATTCTATAGCAAATTATGCAAACTGAAAACCTATACATGCCCTGCAAATTCTGCCTTAGCATTGTCAACTACCTCAATTTTTTAGTAAATGCATTGTATGGTTCCTGATTGCCTTTTTTGGTTAACTGATGTGTTTGGCAAACAGATCATTTAAACACCATCATTTCATTGTGGAATGGGAGTGGGACTTATGCAAATGAGGTGAAGGGGCCTAGTAGCAAACATGCCAATGGGGTACACTTATGGGAGACTGAGCAAGGCAGCTAGTGGTtaaactaaaaatcaggccagtctacTTATTAGGTAGGTGAGAAGCATATGTTGAATGTGAAtcaatagttattttctttgcaatctttccaattttttttatttattttttttttttagaaaagtaGCGTAACTGGTGagcctcattgtgatgtgtatgtgaaacaGGACATGGAATATTAATTATGATATGCTAGATTGCAGGCTtaaatcacaccaattcagaaacaatcacgcaaattccacatcccacatgaaaatccaaacattcaattaaaggggaatctatgtgggtccaagccgacacaggctaggactggaccaataaaaattataaaccaaacgatgtcaaagggaaataaaatcaactactcatgcataaaaattagtccctaatccaagggattccctaatttcaattcaaggaaccctaaggtgatagaaaggggcaaatcaattagggatcatgtaatttagggttatgattcatgaaaaacggctatgagaggataaaaacctgagccaaaagatgatcccgcgtgtggacaacaacaatggcccaaacggacgtgcgtgtgatcccagccgcaagtgtgtggggcccactattcagaaaaaggccaccttggccctggtcggctagggatggactccaaaagctccaaatctcaactcgatccgatgtacgatttgtgcatagtgctccgccgaagtttcaccctcccatagggctagatAGTACATGCTGTAacgaagaaatctgatgcaacaaaaggacaaattcgaagtatggatggtgggggaagatggaaaaaaaaagatgatggaagatgggggtgaattggaatcgatgtggcttcgcaccacggtagttagcccttcgaaaagggagggcttcgcacccacttttgaattcttccacaactcacgaagagagcagaaaaataaagcaggaattttttattaacttcaatgaatgaaaagaactacaatgagtgcctatttatagggagaatcctatacccaaaaactcgcaccatgtgcgacacctattacttggcaatgaagtaaactaaaataaaaaccaaataaggaaatctaaagcgttcacgatgttctaaataataacaataagtaaaatctaaaatataaaaccaatctgacgagtgggccacgatcatgaaatcacatggtgggcttttcttgactatcggaccacttttctgaaccaaaacttaacTTCTAGATATGACTAGTTTTGAGAAATCTCAATTCTGCCATGTCTGGCTcaaatgtttgacatacatcatggtgagcctcactgtgatgtgtatgtgaaatctacttGGACGATCAGATGTGTCAGTTCACATTAGGCCTTAGGCATTTTGATAATTCGACACCTCCAAAAGCACTGTTTGGTAATTTCCAATTGTAGAGATATTATTTGATAAAATCCAAATTTAGGAGTAATTCTTCCTTAAAAGTcccaacagaaaaaaaaaaaaaaaaacgttgttTCAAGAATTTGTTTCTGttaacaaaaaattgaaaaaaaaaaaaaaaagttttaacatGCTTTTcctttatttcaaattttcactaACAAAAACAATGCTTCTACTCTGTTTTAATTTTTtcatcaacaaaaacaaaaaagaaaaaaaaatccgaaAATATCTAGTGTAAAAATATATTTCCTTCCTTTGTATTTTTCATCAACAGAAAATGCAGTCACACTAAAAAAtcgagaaataattctaaaatatgtTTCCTTTTTTGTATTAAGAAAAATAATCCCtggataaagaaatttttttattttttttaaaaggaaaagtgGATTCTTACAAGAAAATTTCTTGTAAATCGCAAAtttttctgtttatttatttatttattttttatatttttaatgcaGATTTGAATACAGAAAGATGAAGAAGACTCATTCATCGAGTTGAGCATCAAACTGTGGGAACACTAGGAATCAGAAGTGGatccattagggcctgtttgggacatgggattaggtggtatggaattacaCTTGTTCTGTGcaaattccatccagcatttgtAAATGACCAAAGGATTGGATGAATACAAGTATTATATCATCCAGTCCCCACAATAGAAACTGTGGGATTTCTGGTGGAGATACACTACAGCTTTCGCAATTGGAATCCATTATTCCAATTGGCCTTGAGAACTCAACAATCAAACTACCATTCCACAATTTAGGTTTCTGATTTGTTGGGATTGTGTATTTGTTATTAGtggttggttttttatttttatataactcGAGATAGCTAGGAATTAGGATGAAAACTTAGAGTAGTATTTTAGGAGCTCACCATTCTCCAACTGCTAGAATAATGGCCAAAAATTCATAACTGACCATTCTCAAATTGCCAGTTGATtcatggatcagcctgatttgaaGGCCCTAGAGGTAACATGTGCTGAATATGATGGATGTTGGGTTTTATGCAtgcatcacatgggacccatatCTTCCTGGAACCAAATCAAGGTACCACTTAAGGGTGCTCATATAGAGAAATAGTCCACTGCTCTTAAAGCACTACAATTATCGTGCTCCTAGTTTTATGGGAGCCATTAGATGGGCTAATTGGTCTGGGCTGTCCATTGGGTGCATCACAGGTTTCATCGGCTACCAAGAAAAAGTTACACCGATCAGGTTATCTGATTCATCAGTAATTTGGCCTATTTTATATAACCATCCATTTCGCAAGCTATGGATGAGAGTCATGTGATGCTTAGGGTGGTCTGATAGAAGTGAAATCTTTGAAACCATAAGCAATCATAATAAATCAAAgcaaatagatggttcagatcattggacCCACATTTCCTTAAGTGATCTTGACCATCAATTCTATTGACCATCATTCAGATGCTTAGATTTGTCTACTTCGTGTATTTTTAAAAAgtagcccatgaaatgcatgttgcACCTAAAGTACAGTTCAGATAAAATGATTGGAGTGAACTGATGTCCACATGCTGTTAGGTGCACCATAACTTACAATGGTCTAAGAGCACTAAATCATTTCTGGCTGCTATATTATATAGATACAAAAATCTTAGCATGACCAAATTAACAATATAAAAGGTGTGGgtgttatattttttttttttttttttttttttggcagaatTGGGGGTGTTATATTGGCACTTGAATCCAAAAGATTATGATAATGATGAGGAGCTGTTGAAAATCTGAGAGAGCAGGGGCTATaattatatggtggggtccatctcttgctttcttcctctttcataatttttatatttttagataaGAGGCCGGTTCCTATACAACTGTTGTAGATTACTCTTGTAATTGTCATTGTTTTGTGATTGCAGTTTTTTGCTCTATTTTGTAAGCCATCTTGGGAAAGGAGAAGGTTCACATTAACATTGTCGTCATTGGTCATGTCGACTCTGGCAAGTCGACCACAACTGGGCATCTTATCTACAAGCTTGGTGGAATTGATAAGTGAGAGTGATTGAGAGGTTCAAGAAGGAAGTTGCTAAGATGAAAAAGTGGTCATTCAAGTATGCATGGGTTCGTGATAAGCTCAAGGCTGAGCGGGAGCGTGGTATCActattgatattgatattgtaatTATTGTAATTgcaattgtaattgtaattgaatgaatgaatgattatgcaggtggtaattgaatgaatgaatgattattaatttttttaaatctaggctatagctacggatattgaccgtagctggtaATCTAACAACTGTAGCTGTTATTCAATTCGGAACATTGCTACGGATCTAGTagtacttttagctaccaatactATCCATAGCTGTAGGTACTTTTGGCTATAgaaataattgctacggattatatctgtagctattgtaatctatggctacggattaaatccgtagccatagatataacctctggggtggtgctggaggtgtcgTTAGTGCTTAGCGGGTCGTGTGCCTCTGCCGCTGTCGACGTCACTGCTGATGGGGGCCACcggagggggcctacctcttccggtctctccttgGATCGCGATCGCTCTGCATACCGGCCTAATCAGCCTCATAAACCTGAGCCCTTCGTACTACCTCCTCAAAGGTCAGGAGGTCGtgtccaataacacggcctcggaGGCCGTAATGTAAGCtattctcgaaacggcgggccttccactcctcatcatcaaccaaatacaacGCAAACCTGCCATGAAACGGGCCGCATACTAAGCCACAAACATGTATCCCTGCACCAGGGTCTCAAACTCTCATGCTCGctgccgacgaatgtggtcggggaagtactatCGGTCGAATCAGTcaacaaagtcctcccatgtccaaatgaaGTCAGCTCCTGCTGCATGGGTGAcggaggtccactagtgctcagcctcaccattgAACAAATACGCGGCCAAAGGGACCCGCTGTCGGATCATGCACCTCATAAtctcaaacatcttctccactcATGAGCGTCATCTATCTGTTGCAGTCAGATCGGGCTCTCCCTGGAATTACGGGAGATCGGGCCGAAGGAACTCCCTGAACAAGGCGCTCGCGCACTCCTACTCTGTCTGCTTCGGAGTCTCCGCGGGGCAGCTGTCACagcctgaagcatctgctgcaaTTACTTTACACCAATTGGTATGGTAGGGGCTGTGCTGGTCTCGGGTGGAGGCATAGGATCTACAAGGGCCTCGAGCGTGGGAACAAGATGCTCTAGCAGGGGAATGGGAACTACAGGTGGCGGAATAAGAACCTCGGGTGGAGGAACGAGATCCTCGAGTGGTGGAACGGGAACCGCTCGGGCACCTCGTAGTAGACATGTGATGTTGCCctgagttattcccaagttatgctctgataccaactcctgtcaaaccccaaactcagaaattgggctcacaaaatttccgatcgtcaaatctggcgccgacagcctccatagtaccccattctcgactcctggcacccatacaccaggttccgatcctgggatcctacaaggagaatttttcagcaTAAATTTATTCCGTAACAAAcgtaaccataagtataacccacgaacaataaccaagataccatcacaaaattcaataagatcaaaaactttaaggtacaatacaCATAAagagaaatataatgataataataacgaaaactTCTGAAGCTCAATTGCATGCACCTGCTCCTGCTAAGCTACGGCTGCGttctggcatcacctgcacgcatcaatcgtgcataagcgtatagaaagcttagatggtggtgagagtgtgtgcgcaatataagtgtgctcggAATGctatatcagagtaatgtggaatacactagtaagtctatgaatgcaatcagccgcaccaaggctatgcgatgcaagacatgaatgctatcggccacatcaaggtcatgcgatgtaaggcatgaatgttatcagccacaTTAAGGCCcagcgatgcaaggcatgaatgttatcggtcacattaaggtcatgcgatgcaaggcctacatagttAATGTCATGagtaagatgcagctcaagcataccaatccacatatccatCCAACTCATCTCtgaagcatcatatatcagtacagttctctctggataatcatcggggtctaatacactatacaccgcATTGTCGCCCTACGCTGGACGCACGACCATGTAAacggaagagatctcactatccgtaTGGTcaatagtcaaccaatatctgtctggcacgtcgatagcggactcatttatgagctggtcacaCTTAGCCTAGCAATTACCCTCtgccctcgagcgggtaaggccatacccccttccaaccgaccacagcATAGTGAGAGAtacggcctcctgatattcggcccttgtgcgctcatgcatccactcggtctaagcattggagcatcttctggtaccgttaagtttaggaactttcacccagggacatccttcgcgccccatgtaaagagaagatttctggtgtccaaatctgtcatccacgatatgcctatggaggctatggccctaatgtcgctagggcgtacggcaatcacaacacataatataagatgcataagtcacatagtccaaaatatcatcgataatcagcatcaataatcggcctctatgcaaggcggggtccataaatgaacagcagatctaaaccataatataaagatcagccatCAACCGTAGATATACCAAATTCGATAGCACGGATCCATCCGTCTAgggcgatgatggaccatgcaacatcaatggggcccaatgatttgggttaacctacttagagaatgatgagaatgggccgaacaaggcctaaaggaaggtcacaatgtaaacatttaaccatcattacccatcaatgtggatatttaaccaacattgctcccaaggagtggcccacatagagcttaacatataatgggcccatggcctcacacaagggcctcatgcaCAACAtaaagggcctaatgtacatcacaataggcctcacacaaaggcctaatatacttctcaatggcccttatcatatgggccccatATACGTCACATTGGCCTCACtcttgggccacatatacattataatgggcctcaccaaacgggccacaaatacatcacaatgggcctcaccaaatgggccacaaatatatcacaatgggcctcaccaaatgggtcacatatacatcacaatgggcctcaccaaatgggccacaaatatatcacaatgggcctcaccaaatgggtcacatatacatcacaatgggcctcaccaaatgggccacatatacatcatattgggcctcacataagggccacacagacatcatactgggcctcacataaaggcctcaaacacatcctattgggcctcacatatgggcctcatacacatcagattgggcctcacatttgggcctcatagacatcactatgtggggtccacaggctGGACTTGGACGGCGCtaataagacacgtacatcatgcaGGAGCCACATGGATGGGCGGTgtttatacaacacatacatcatgcagggcccaccgtcTAGCAAGTTGGACAGTGCAAATCAAACACAtacatgaaaggtgggccccaccagtaatGGACAACGTGGTTAAGGccaatacatcacaatcggcccccacatacagatggacggcgtgtatagaacacatacatcacggctggtgtcccaccgtcccaatccagtggacagtgtggatgtaaaataaatacatcaaggtgggtcccacccccacacgtgccacacatgtggggtgggcccacgtcctaaacaaatggatagtgtggatataaaccacatgcatcatggtggtgtggggtccacgtcctcaatggacgaacagtttggatataacacaaccttATGATCACACCCACcgtcctggacagatggacggtggggatagaataaatacatcaacgtgggtcccacccgcccacacgtgtcacacatgtggggtgggcccacaccccAAACAGGAGGATGGCATGgctgaaacaaatacattagggTGCatcccacagcaccgtccatgtacggacggtgtggatgcaaaacacatacaccaaggtgggtcccacccccacacgtgccacacgtgtggggtgggccccacggtctatcaaatggatggacggatggcatggatatacacatacctcatggttggcccacagaacttgctgacgtcaactacaacagctatattgctgcgtgtggtgctccagccaatccacttctaggtgggtccacacgtgtgggacccaccagctgcaTTGAAttaagcagatatttgtattttctcttcatcaaggCCTGTCCAGACAGACAGGCCAGTGGGCCTACCgctggacggtccagcaaggtgggcccaacatatggatggcatggatataatacatacttcatggtggggtgcatcagggtgggtcacacacatatcatcatcaacataagaagaagaagaagaagaagaagaagaagaagaagaagaagagagagagagagagagagagagagagagagagaggtgtgatggaggggccccgccacaaCGGGCCCCTCTAGAATCTACAACatatatcaatggggcccaaaatAGGTGGGTCATACATCAAAAAATCTAGTGGGGGAAATCCTATTCCCACCACATAAATCAAGCCTAGGTGGCCTTCATgcactagaaaatcaaatcaaacatcatggtggggttcatggagaatggccccccCATGGATTCATGTATGCAAGCTAAGGtgagccattggccacacctagaggTCAAGGTAGGATCCTCATCAATGATTGGTAGGTCCTAGTTGCCTCAtactagaaaaattaaaaaatccatacaagaaaacacaaatccaatcctagaaaagcacccaccttcacATCTTTTTGTCCTTCTTCTaccaatggcttccaatgctccaagggatgagattgaagggttgagattgatttttgaAGGTTGGATTTATGGGTGGAGAGTTTACAAAGGGCTGGAATTTTTAGGGAGCTTGGAATGGTTGGAGGTTGCTAATGGAGGAAAATgaagtcagcggacgcgttagtgagttcatgacccatggcccaagggattccaaactattgctctgataccatcttgtaacaccctgaaaatcgggggtcgtgcatacgctcgactcccgagttcccggggtcacttataatcggttttcattaatatgcgattaatccaggtttaaaggcgcagcatggaattacttgaaacatgaagcacgatcacaactagtctgctgaaatgaaaatagatcattatatacatgtccaaaaggatataaaaagggtcgcatcaggcgttgcccaacaaaatcacaaaaggaatatcatgtccaaaagaatagggctgagtccacaactcagcgatccaaatcctgtctactaggccgacggggaaccatccatcagctgaaagtaagagaactcgtcctcctcctcgaggctcgcatcaccaggctccacgaaatctgtatcacctgcatctatgaacgggtctggttggtgttttaaaacaccgtcccagagtgggagtgagtgatcaactcagtgggtgctattagtcttaagttgtaacaagcatcaattataataagaatttaatgaaaagcaatcaatcataaacatctatctagtcttgttaatgtgcatgcatgcaggatgatatgatgtatgccctcgccacaacactccctcgtgcgacaccatctaacgatcgccaatgccaacactccctcagtgcgacctcgactgccgagtcgccaacctagctaatgtcatgcaatgatgatgttaaccgggttcttagttaagtccattcatccagcagatttgggaatctgatacaccccacgtatcaaatgccctgaactagttgcgaggccaagaccccccaatgtgtgaggccgagaccccgcgatccttgaccccgtcgggtttctcccatccccgacttcaagcacatgggggtgctgaatgtggggtcgctcgcggtcactacggggaggcgcgtcaccccagcataggccgacagctcggacacagtgtcccattccaccatgcccggctcacgagactgtggatcaatatttcatccggtatcgatgggctacaacggtggtagggtgttccaattttcatacatatgtgagcaaacaaggttaacaaactaagtgggtcagccagtggactaaaccgcatgagcccaggcaagtatgtggcggaacgacatcgggtacaagcgacccatgtagcctaactactgccgcccacacgtactcgtccaaacccatgggtttagcctcaaggtggtcctaccaacggaaccaccttcgctctcctcatgttcctgaccaacccaagggtaggaatagtgactcatagcatgccaactaccaatgtaacatcaaacatattcaacaccatgttctcatgttactcaacatacaattcaaatttctctagcaagtaaactattaatatcatgaataaagtgtatgtgtgtggtgtgggttggtgaggaagttaagcacttcctacacctcaagggatcaattacacaagaacaataaatcaacacactaagaagcaacacatatgagagaaaaggaaatcaaacaaacgtgagcatgtaatcatccatacactagatcatgagaggcaagatttaacatcaaggagaactaaacatgtcattccatacaatccaacaacataccatttctaggttcctctagattcttccatacaacataccaagcaaacaaaatcattaaactccaactataattggtgctaggccacctaaggataatagtccgcacctatggatcgttgagatcttggaaacgacctaggaatgagggcttttggggtcggacggccggattccctaaaacaaccatttgcatgttagaaattcatgaaatcccttctcatcacaagggttttaaggaaaaaggggtgatgggtcttacctagacgatcaacgggatGAATGGGCGGTTGTAAAGGAgggattcttcttggagaagagatAGGGAGTTGTGGAGTttgattctttgggccccacctcaatatagggtccaccttcactcccttcttcactctccctctctctttctcctcctttcttctctttctcttctcccttttctctcttctctccttccttctctagggcaaattcgtatggggagaggggtgccccaaatgaggcccttttataatgccagatttggtgtaaatggccccaagtgctaggtttttactatactagacctatgagagggtctttctaagctctagggcccactatggggtgtacaagtcgatatacaccataggatagttagccttaatgatgatttacgtatggatACAATCGgtctgccatttggatgcgccgattgacagatatgattagaggtctattcaacggtcaccgatagtcgattggggtcgcggctatacggatatgagtaaggaaatatccttactccatgggtaaattttggtcacaaaccgactgtctgaaatcctcaactttgtatgagagtggacgacccaattcacttaagtttcagcttcttcctttagggtatttgcacttctcatgcacccatcctttggctcaagttgaccggttctgggcagtacccaggtccaattcccgcgatggacgtcaagcccaatgagacggatattattctatagttttggaactagtggtccaccaacaagcggtttagagcttgtttgg
This window encodes:
- the LOC131244441 gene encoding alpha-aminoadipic semialdehyde synthase-like isoform X2, encoding MEERLAYSSFEQDMVLLHHEVEVEFPDGGPTENHCATLLEFGRTKDRKTTIAMGLTVGIPAAIGALGEFQTGNSYKSL
- the LOC131244441 gene encoding alpha-aminoadipic semialdehyde synthase-like isoform X1 codes for the protein METQEDPKTFMKNLLGTLRICWMQKNVKMERRDMVLLHHEVEVEFPDGGPTENHCATLLEFGRTKDRKTTIAMGLTVGIPAAIGALGEFQTGNSYKSL